The following are from one region of the Mycolicibacterium diernhoferi genome:
- a CDS encoding SHOCT domain-containing protein yields the protein MLWRYVKAQSMVLLCGGLVGPIFLGVYFATGQDPLMRWMFWTGLLVTAIDVLAALALAGYGADAQAKSAHLEAHGVLGLAQILGMAETNTRINDRPVVKLSLRISGPGLATFDAEDRVIADVTRLGVLTAGRLAVLVDPATGRFRIDWERSSLITGQMPATFAIAEDDATYDLTGQVEPLMEILQILKANGIGMTSMVDLRNNPVARGQVQAVVRRAAAQWAQHAPPPAAVHLPPTSEVSTARRLQELETLRATGAISQDEYTAKRQQIIADL from the coding sequence GTGTTGTGGCGTTACGTGAAGGCCCAGAGCATGGTGCTGCTGTGTGGTGGTCTGGTCGGGCCGATCTTTCTGGGGGTCTACTTCGCCACCGGTCAGGACCCGCTGATGAGGTGGATGTTCTGGACCGGTCTGTTGGTCACGGCCATCGACGTGCTCGCCGCGTTGGCGCTCGCCGGTTACGGAGCCGACGCGCAGGCGAAGTCCGCGCACCTGGAAGCGCACGGCGTGCTGGGGCTGGCACAGATCCTCGGCATGGCCGAGACGAACACCCGGATCAATGACCGGCCGGTGGTAAAACTCAGCCTGCGTATATCGGGGCCGGGGCTGGCGACCTTCGACGCCGAGGACCGGGTGATCGCCGACGTGACCCGGCTGGGCGTGTTGACCGCGGGCCGACTTGCGGTGCTGGTCGATCCCGCGACCGGTCGGTTCCGGATCGATTGGGAACGCAGCAGTTTGATCACCGGGCAGATGCCCGCGACGTTCGCGATCGCCGAGGACGACGCGACCTATGACCTGACCGGGCAGGTCGAGCCGCTGATGGAGATCCTGCAGATCCTCAAGGCCAACGGAATCGGCATGACCAGCATGGTCGACCTGCGGAACAACCCCGTCGCCCGCGGGCAGGTGCAGGCGGTGGTCCGCCGGGCGGCCGCGCAGTGGGCCCAGCATGCGCCGCCGCCGGCCGCGGTCCACCTGCCGCCGACGTCGGAGGTCAGTACGGCACGGCGACTGCAGGAACTGGAGACGTTACGGGCCACCGGGGCGATCTCGCAGGACGAGTACACGGCGAAGAGGCAACAGATCATCGCCGACCTGTAA
- a CDS encoding sensor histidine kinase has protein sequence MSEQQVIARAQDVSVILLNTVTFVASISALLLPNTPESNIGLVALGLLAGWSCYRLVTRSRSTTARLIDFGYVLAVAAGIPIFGTDPQLLYTNSVPQVIAGVAVVTCAIAYPPKISFPAAVAITASYMVGCAQVVGWSDVVGWSEVIRIPMLVPMLAVEWVVTTVLVLTARTVARRVDQARADNRDAALRDAIAAAVRDHELEHMALVHDTAASTLRIVGEGAEVSPERIAAQARRDLALLANEPVGLDAKSPADITAAIRAEAQHARTPVELTGLTRLILDGHTANAIVAVVREALNNADKHAQASRIVIDVSPTAVTVSDDGVGFDPVSTTLGHGVAESIVGRMRRAHGTASVRSSPGGGTVVTVNWHQLQRSTPGAPTIADVDQLTERILARFGLGIVAFAFVQLATIVPYAAASSDHPAAQFGLGGLAALVALGGIPRVLGRKPDLTIPALILMAVVIFVQAELLPDALLGGLAQWPLAATALCILPYLLRIRPIFAAGVLLTFWLGTAIMNFVHEPGIATAYNLSLYTAGIVVVQIFVLAFPVLLRDANATAAEEIRDRWAKDSQRRITEALHDDYVRRTSKLIRGVFPLLQSLSTGTMDADIRRRARIESRRLRLYIFQARTSAHPLITDLQPAIDDADERGVVVSLNADDNLPRLDREERRRLLEPIESTLERAVDYARIGLTVVPGELIASIICDDPGTPVQPRPGDTDEPRIEVTEIGGAVWISVHHPLPVDTRVEEHAEIA, from the coding sequence GTGTCTGAGCAGCAGGTGATCGCGCGCGCCCAGGACGTCTCGGTCATCCTGCTCAACACGGTCACGTTCGTCGCCTCGATCAGTGCGCTTTTGCTGCCGAACACGCCCGAATCGAACATCGGTCTGGTGGCCCTGGGCCTCCTGGCCGGCTGGTCCTGCTACCGGCTGGTGACCAGGTCCCGGTCGACGACGGCCCGGCTCATCGATTTCGGCTACGTGCTGGCCGTCGCGGCGGGGATTCCCATCTTCGGCACCGACCCGCAGCTGCTCTACACCAACTCGGTACCGCAGGTGATCGCCGGGGTCGCCGTGGTCACCTGCGCCATCGCCTACCCGCCGAAGATCAGCTTTCCGGCGGCAGTGGCGATCACCGCCTCCTACATGGTCGGTTGTGCGCAGGTCGTCGGGTGGTCGGATGTCGTCGGGTGGTCGGAGGTCATCCGCATTCCGATGCTCGTCCCCATGCTGGCCGTCGAATGGGTCGTGACCACGGTGCTGGTGCTGACCGCACGGACGGTGGCACGCCGCGTCGACCAGGCGCGGGCCGACAACCGCGACGCCGCCCTGCGGGACGCGATCGCGGCGGCCGTGCGCGACCACGAACTCGAGCACATGGCGCTGGTGCACGACACCGCCGCGTCGACTCTGCGGATAGTCGGCGAAGGCGCCGAGGTCTCCCCGGAACGCATCGCCGCGCAGGCCCGCCGCGATCTGGCGCTGCTGGCCAACGAACCGGTCGGGCTGGACGCGAAGTCGCCCGCCGACATCACCGCGGCGATCCGTGCCGAGGCCCAACACGCCAGGACACCGGTCGAACTGACCGGCTTGACCCGGCTGATCCTGGACGGCCACACCGCCAATGCGATCGTCGCCGTCGTCCGGGAGGCGCTCAACAACGCGGACAAGCATGCGCAGGCGTCCCGCATCGTCATCGACGTCTCGCCCACCGCGGTGACCGTCAGCGATGACGGCGTCGGGTTCGACCCGGTCAGCACGACGCTCGGACACGGCGTCGCCGAATCGATCGTCGGGCGGATGCGGCGCGCTCACGGCACCGCATCGGTGCGGTCCTCGCCCGGCGGCGGCACCGTCGTCACCGTCAATTGGCATCAGCTGCAACGCAGCACACCGGGCGCCCCGACCATCGCGGATGTGGACCAACTCACCGAACGCATTCTGGCCCGGTTCGGACTGGGCATCGTGGCGTTCGCATTCGTGCAACTGGCCACTATCGTGCCGTACGCGGCGGCCAGCAGCGACCATCCTGCCGCGCAGTTCGGCCTCGGCGGACTGGCCGCGCTGGTGGCCCTCGGGGGCATCCCCCGGGTGCTCGGCCGGAAACCGGATCTCACCATCCCCGCGCTGATCCTGATGGCGGTGGTGATTTTCGTCCAGGCCGAACTGCTGCCCGACGCTCTGCTCGGCGGCCTGGCGCAATGGCCGTTGGCGGCCACCGCGCTGTGCATCCTGCCCTACCTACTGCGGATCCGGCCGATCTTCGCCGCCGGCGTCCTGCTCACCTTCTGGCTGGGCACCGCGATCATGAACTTCGTGCACGAACCCGGGATCGCGACGGCCTACAACCTGTCGCTGTACACGGCCGGCATCGTGGTGGTCCAGATCTTCGTGCTGGCCTTTCCGGTGTTGCTGCGCGACGCCAATGCCACTGCCGCCGAGGAGATCCGGGACCGGTGGGCCAAGGACTCCCAGCGCCGGATCACCGAAGCCCTGCACGACGACTATGTGCGACGCACCTCGAAGCTGATCCGCGGGGTGTTCCCGCTGTTGCAGTCGCTGAGCACCGGCACGATGGACGCCGACATCCGCCGGCGGGCCCGCATCGAATCCCGGCGGCTGCGGTTGTACATCTTCCAGGCCCGCACATCCGCCCACCCGCTGATCACCGACCTGCAGCCCGCGATCGACGACGCGGACGAGCGCGGCGTGGTGGTGTCCTTGAATGCCGACGACAACCTGCCCAGACTGGACCGCGAGGAGCGACGGCGCCTACTGGAACCGATCGAATCGACGCTCGAACGTGCGGTCGACTACGCCCGGATCGGCCTGACCGTGGTTCCCGGGGAGCTGATCGCGAGCATCATCTGCGACGACCCCGGTACTCCGGTACAACCGCGACCGGGTGACACCGATGAGCCGCGCATCGAAGTCACCGAGATCGGCGGCGCGGTGTGGATCAGCGTGCACCACCCACTTCCCGTCGACACACGAGTCGAGGAACACGCCGAGATCGCATAA